Within Plasmodium brasilianum strain Bolivian I chromosome Unknown PB_00_09, whole genome shotgun sequence, the genomic segment TATTAAGATAAAACtgtgttttatatttttaaagatatatttcaTTGTTCTTGTGAAaagaaatacatttatatatatttaattaagtATTTACGAAGCAATTATAaagttaaattttaaaaatatattttccatattatcattagaaatacattttttacgaataatttttttgcctATTGAATATATTAGACTATTGTATAactatataatgtattataaaaatttgttactcttatttattaaaattgatGCATTTATCCTTTTGTCTTGGATATTCCTTTTTAAccataatgttatataatacttttatataagaatatttattcatattttacgtattttgtttttattaatactgtTTCTTTgcatgaattatatatttcttacataataaatatttacgttattatttttttttctttagaaCATGTTTAACAAATCTTTGAGTAAGGATAGCAATTCTTTGGAAAAATTAGATAAAAGAAGTTGTAGATTATtggcaaaatataataatgataaggATTCAAATGTTTTAGTTTTAAAAGATTTACCATATAAGGGAGAAcacgaaaaaataattataactaataataaaagaagaaataaagaaaaaaataaacaatcaatcaaaagtttattaaataaggcACAATACTATACAGAAGTtatagattataataatggaa encodes:
- a CDS encoding fam-m protein — protein: MYYKNLLLLFIKIDAFILLSWIFLFNHNNMFNKSLSKDSNSLEKLDKRSCRLLAKYNNDKDSNVLVLKDLPYKGEHEKIIITNNKRRNKEKNKQSIKSLLNKAQYYTEVIDYNNGMFDGKHFHFQKKW